The Mycoplasmopsis gallinacea genome includes a window with the following:
- the gap gene encoding type I glyceraldehyde-3-phosphate dehydrogenase: MKKIAINGFGRIGRLVFRRLLETKNSDLEVVAVNDLTDAKTLAHLLKYDTAFGPLAAEVSATENSIVVDGKEIKVFAERDPKNLPWGQLDIDLVIESTGFFVKKDLASLHLEAGAKKVVVSAPAGSDVKTIVYNVNHETLNADDKVISGASCTTNCLAPVVKVLVDNFGLESGFMTTIHSYTGDQRLQDAPHRDLRRARAAAQNMVPTSTGAAKAIGLVIPEAAGVLDGSAVRVPTITGSIVDLTVTLSKQPTVEELNAAFAKAANETMKYETAPIVSSDIIGSSYGSIFDPALTSVLKSENGKNLYKLFSWYDNEMSYVSQLVRTVSYFAKLK, translated from the coding sequence ATGAAAAAAATCGCTATTAACGGTTTCGGAAGAATCGGTAGATTAGTATTCCGTCGTCTTTTAGAAACAAAAAACTCAGATTTAGAAGTTGTTGCAGTTAACGACTTAACAGACGCTAAAACATTAGCACACTTATTAAAATACGATACAGCTTTTGGACCTTTAGCTGCTGAAGTTTCTGCTACAGAAAACTCAATCGTTGTTGATGGAAAAGAAATTAAAGTATTTGCAGAAAGAGACCCAAAAAACTTACCATGAGGTCAATTAGACATCGATCTTGTTATTGAATCAACAGGTTTCTTTGTTAAAAAAGATCTTGCTTCATTACACTTAGAAGCAGGTGCTAAAAAAGTTGTTGTTTCAGCTCCAGCTGGAAGCGATGTTAAAACAATCGTTTACAACGTAAACCACGAAACATTAAACGCAGATGACAAAGTTATTTCAGGCGCTTCATGTACAACAAACTGTTTAGCTCCAGTTGTTAAAGTATTAGTTGACAACTTCGGACTTGAATCAGGATTTATGACAACAATCCACTCATACACAGGAGACCAAAGATTACAAGATGCTCCTCACCGTGATTTAAGAAGAGCTAGAGCAGCTGCACAAAACATGGTTCCTACATCAACAGGTGCTGCTAAAGCTATCGGATTAGTTATTCCTGAAGCAGCAGGTGTTTTAGATGGTTCAGCAGTTCGTGTTCCTACAATTACAGGATCAATCGTTGACTTAACAGTTACATTATCAAAACAACCTACAGTTGAAGAACTTAACGCTGCATTTGCTAAAGCAGCTAACGAAACAATGAAATATGAAACAGCTCCAATCGTTTCATCAGACATCATTGGTTCATCATACGGATCAATTTTTGACCCAGCTTTAACTTCTGTATTAAAATCAGAAAACGGAAAAAACTTATACAAATTATTCTCATGATACGACAACGAAATGTCATACGTTTCACAACTTGTTAGAACAGTATCATACTTTGCAAAATTAAAATAA
- a CDS encoding redoxin domain-containing protein has translation MRKVYFKDQLYHLPDGAQINDQVNLELVQSGTFENVKLDSFDGLTVLATYPSVDTRVCDLQIIRLASMSLERQNVRFIGVSMDLPSAIDVYNNNHPIEKMKLYSDYKTRKLAEFLGVLINEYQLCARSIFVLDKDNKIIYKQVNENTHEQVGFDSLEKFLDSAI, from the coding sequence ATGAGAAAAGTATATTTTAAAGATCAGTTATACCATCTTCCAGATGGTGCTCAAATTAATGATCAAGTTAATTTAGAATTAGTTCAAAGTGGAACTTTTGAAAATGTAAAGTTAGATAGTTTTGATGGACTTACAGTACTTGCCACTTATCCATCAGTAGATACAAGAGTTTGTGATTTACAAATCATTAGACTTGCTTCAATGTCTCTTGAAAGACAAAACGTTCGTTTTATTGGTGTATCAATGGATCTTCCAAGTGCAATTGATGTTTATAACAACAATCACCCAATTGAGAAAATGAAGCTTTATTCAGATTATAAAACTCGAAAATTAGCTGAGTTTTTAGGGGTATTAATAAATGAATACCAATTATGTGCTCGTTCAATTTTTGTGCTTGATAAAGATAATAAAATCATCTACAAACAAGTTAACGAAAACACTCATGAGCAAGTAGGTTTTGATTCTCTTGAAAAATTCCTTGATAGTGCTATTTAA
- a CDS encoding GNAT family N-acetyltransferase, with translation MFNELKTLNNEEKQPLLDYLYQNDPVKNMFIIFDIQTFGLNEEGFATYVTKNGNKFENVFYVYHNNLVIFHKNNNIDPESFFQILEKYQIKNIITASSDVQFFTNIIHKFKRGTKLFQENIASLDVDYFYDKISLEDNPARIFAKEDIPSIIESRKQIKEFEGFASQNLDKNFLEGAFDKDAYWGFVIEKDNKIASHASISAYTDKTVMIGGVFTLSEYRNQKLATKCLVKLCDYIIKQRGKIPVLFYENPIAGEVYQKLGFKVNGTLTVIHIERGEK, from the coding sequence ATGTTTAACGAATTAAAAACATTAAATAATGAAGAAAAACAGCCCTTATTAGATTACTTATATCAGAATGATCCAGTAAAAAACATGTTCATTATCTTTGATATTCAGACTTTTGGTTTAAATGAAGAAGGCTTCGCAACATATGTAACTAAAAATGGTAATAAATTCGAAAACGTTTTTTATGTTTACCATAACAATTTAGTTATTTTTCACAAAAATAACAACATTGATCCAGAGTCATTTTTTCAAATTTTAGAAAAATACCAGATAAAGAACATAATAACAGCTTCTAGTGATGTTCAGTTTTTCACAAACATCATTCACAAATTCAAAAGAGGAACAAAACTTTTTCAAGAAAACATTGCTTCATTAGATGTAGATTATTTCTATGACAAGATTAGTTTAGAGGATAATCCAGCAAGAATTTTCGCCAAAGAGGATATACCTTCAATTATTGAATCCAGAAAACAGATTAAAGAATTTGAAGGTTTTGCAAGTCAAAACTTAGATAAAAACTTCTTAGAAGGAGCTTTTGATAAAGATGCTTACTGAGGATTTGTTATTGAGAAAGATAATAAAATAGCTTCACATGCTTCAATTAGTGCCTACACAGATAAGACTGTAATGATAGGTGGAGTATTTACCTTATCAGAATATAGAAATCAAAAGTTAGCTACCAAATGTTTGGTAAAACTTTGTGACTATATTATTAAACAAAGAGGCAAAATACCAGTACTATTTTATGAAAACCCAATTGCTGGTGAAGTTTATCAAAAACTTGGTTTTAAAGTAAATGGTACGCTTACAGTAATTCACATTGAAAGAGGAGAAAAGTAA
- a CDS encoding MATE family efflux transporter translates to MNQIRTFFKVHFPDSKTKWWQYFKFAMPVVLSGLCFSLNNFVDNFMVLTVNGGAQALSYGNFYTSIILAIYTGIGFIGSALIGQYLGANEIEKARQVIRLRIILSIIVVAVFVIFAFAAPTQMIELVAGKKNPLSAKSYEENVRLAKDYLKYITIAWILLAWTFTSGNLLREIGLGKQSLYSTITTLLTNIVFNSIFMYGLNMGVVGAALASVIARVSAVIGNFLYLWFNRRELNVFPWQLFHVSSVIFMQFMKRFPSILLSSSAVAFNTVRQAFYNNADTSNIQDIMNVSVLAITATFTGVFTASFSSFSANVAKYVGYHLGRSEFDVAIDNGNHLKGFHFVLQFGLALFFGAFLFVLPYVSIFNKSAIDNWKLSHPGASEAIINEVKVAYNNYLIGTLIIMLSFSPIWAWFVTSGRLISAGGRNNLLSFVEFITSFLQLVWLGLLAFVIVGKGPGKWELNVVYFYLVFFLSDLVKLAVFETVYYKIEWAKNLTHEKHTISFFKRKKEKK, encoded by the coding sequence ATGAATCAAATTAGAACATTTTTTAAAGTTCATTTCCCTGATTCAAAAACGAAGTGATGACAATATTTTAAATTTGCAATGCCAGTCGTTTTATCAGGGTTATGTTTTTCATTAAATAACTTCGTAGATAACTTTATGGTTCTTACCGTTAATGGTGGTGCACAAGCTCTTAGTTATGGAAACTTTTATACCTCGATCATTTTGGCTATCTACACCGGAATTGGTTTCATAGGTTCAGCGCTTATAGGTCAATATTTGGGGGCTAATGAAATTGAAAAAGCAAGGCAAGTAATTAGGTTAAGAATCATACTTAGCATAATTGTTGTTGCAGTGTTTGTTATCTTTGCATTTGCAGCACCAACACAGATGATTGAATTAGTTGCTGGTAAGAAAAATCCACTATCTGCAAAAAGCTATGAAGAAAATGTAAGGCTTGCAAAAGATTATCTTAAATACATTACTATTGCTTGAATTCTTCTTGCTTGAACATTCACCTCTGGTAACTTGTTACGTGAGATTGGACTTGGTAAACAATCACTATATTCTACTATAACAACATTACTTACAAATATTGTTTTTAATTCTATCTTTATGTATGGATTAAATATGGGTGTTGTAGGAGCTGCTTTAGCTAGTGTTATTGCAAGAGTATCGGCGGTAATTGGAAACTTCCTTTATTTATGATTTAACCGTAGAGAATTGAATGTATTTCCTTGACAATTGTTTCATGTCTCATCAGTTATTTTTATGCAATTTATGAAGCGTTTTCCATCAATCTTACTCTCATCAAGCGCAGTGGCATTTAACACAGTTAGACAAGCATTTTACAATAATGCAGATACATCAAATATTCAAGATATAATGAATGTTTCTGTTCTTGCAATTACAGCAACTTTCACTGGTGTATTCACAGCAAGTTTCAGTTCATTTAGTGCTAATGTTGCAAAATATGTAGGGTACCATTTAGGACGTAGTGAATTTGATGTTGCTATCGATAATGGTAACCATTTAAAAGGGTTTCATTTTGTTTTACAATTTGGTTTAGCTCTATTTTTTGGTGCCTTTTTATTTGTTTTACCTTATGTAAGCATTTTTAATAAATCAGCAATTGACAACTGAAAATTATCCCATCCAGGTGCTAGTGAAGCTATTATTAACGAAGTTAAAGTTGCTTATAATAATTATTTAATAGGAACACTTATAATCATGCTTTCATTTAGTCCAATTTGAGCTTGATTTGTCACAAGTGGAAGATTAATTTCAGCTGGAGGAAGAAATAACCTTTTATCATTTGTTGAATTTATTACAAGTTTTTTACAACTTGTTTGACTAGGTCTTTTAGCATTTGTTATTGTCGGAAAAGGACCTGGAAAATGAGAACTTAATGTGGTTTACTTTTACTTAGTTTTCTTCTTATCAGACCTTGTGAAATTAGCTGTTTTCGAGACTGTATATTACAAAATTGAGTGAGCAAAAAACTTAACTCATGAAAAACACACTATAAGCTTTTTTAAGAGAAAAAAAGAGAAAAAATAA